The Fimbriimonadia bacterium genome contains a region encoding:
- a CDS encoding MFS transporter, with translation MYWTGAFVSFTGNWIQTVAQGWLVYHLTRDPATLALVSFAGQAPVFFMGPFTGAVADSFDKRRVVIVTQTSLALTALTLAAVTLFGYVEVWHILLLGLLNGIIWSFDVPARQSLISELVDTEDIANAIPLTGATFNVARLVGPSIGGILLASVGPGVCFLVNGLSYAAMLSGLLAVRPRSEARVEDTQPAFQRMTEGIRTVARTPAFRTLILLEIVISVFGLFYIVQLPAYAADVLGTGKQGLGYLYSAIGVGAVSGLGTLAMLSRYRGRGRVPALAMTGFSLGLLALGLVGIAIADGSSLHASLVAGLCLVVTGYCGTTMLNGTNTLLQANAAEHLRGRVVGVHFWALSGLGPIGTLLFGEIAARIGVSESFLVGAIICLVVALPSVFFARSVRHLR, from the coding sequence GTGTACTGGACGGGCGCGTTCGTTTCCTTCACGGGCAACTGGATACAGACCGTTGCCCAAGGCTGGCTGGTGTATCACTTGACGCGCGACCCCGCGACTCTGGCACTGGTCAGTTTCGCCGGCCAGGCTCCCGTGTTCTTTATGGGACCGTTCACCGGGGCGGTGGCCGACTCGTTCGACAAGCGTCGCGTGGTGATCGTGACGCAAACCTCGCTCGCCCTCACCGCGCTTACGCTGGCTGCGGTGACCCTGTTCGGCTACGTAGAGGTCTGGCACATCCTGCTTCTCGGCCTGCTGAACGGCATCATCTGGAGCTTCGACGTGCCCGCGCGCCAAAGCCTGATCAGCGAGCTGGTGGACACGGAGGACATCGCGAACGCCATCCCGCTCACGGGGGCCACATTCAACGTCGCGCGCCTCGTAGGACCCTCTATCGGCGGCATTCTACTGGCTTCTGTGGGCCCGGGCGTGTGCTTCCTCGTCAACGGGCTCAGCTATGCAGCGATGCTGTCCGGTTTGCTCGCCGTACGCCCTCGCAGCGAAGCGAGGGTCGAGGATACGCAGCCTGCGTTCCAGCGCATGACGGAAGGCATCCGGACGGTGGCTCGCACCCCGGCATTCCGCACGCTGATCCTGCTGGAAATCGTGATCAGCGTGTTCGGCCTGTTCTACATCGTTCAGCTGCCCGCGTATGCCGCCGACGTGCTCGGAACGGGGAAGCAAGGACTCGGCTACCTCTACTCCGCGATCGGTGTTGGCGCGGTTTCGGGGCTGGGGACGCTCGCAATGCTATCGCGTTACCGCGGCCGAGGGCGCGTCCCGGCGTTGGCAATGACGGGCTTCTCCCTCGGACTGCTGGCACTCGGGCTGGTGGGCATCGCTATTGCAGACGGCTCCAGCTTGCACGCGTCTCTGGTCGCGGGCTTGTGCCTGGTGGTAACCGGCTACTGCGGCACGACGATGCTGAATGGAACCAACACGCTGCTTCAGGCAAACGCTGCCGAGCACCTGCGTGGCCGTGTGGTGGGCGTGCATTTCTGGGCGCTGTCCGGGCTGGGGCCCATAGGGACGCTTCTGTTCGGCGAGATTGCAGCACGTATAGGGGTGTCGGAGTCTTTCCTCGTGGGCGCGATCATC